One stretch of Euphorbia lathyris chromosome 7, ddEupLath1.1, whole genome shotgun sequence DNA includes these proteins:
- the LOC136235224 gene encoding uroporphyrinogen-III synthase, chloroplastic isoform X1 — translation MACASRFCIAPFPPPAISPQLHRRIYSPVSAVASSSTSNPKVVVTRERGRNGKLIKALAKHGISCLELPLIQHTQGPDLDRLPSALSADSSFDWIVITSPEAGSVFLEAWKAAGTPNVKVGVVGAGTASVFKEAMQFFGQSLDIAFVPSKATGKVLASELPKSENKRCTVLYPASAKASNEIEDGLSNRGFQVLRLNTYTTVAVDQVDQVSLREALLCPVVAVASPSAVRAWINLISESEQWNNSVACIGETTASAAKKLGLKNVYFPACPGFEGWIDSICEALKEHDNL, via the exons ATGGCTTGCGCCTCTCGCTTTTGTATCGCTCCTTTTCCCCCTCCTGCAATTTCTCCTCAACTTCACAGACGAATTTATTCTCCAGTATCAGCTGTTGCTTCTTCCTCTACTTCCAACCCAAAAGTAGTCGTTACAAGGGAACGAGGCAGAAACGGCAAGCTCATTAAAGCTCTG GCCAAACATGGGATCAGTTGTCTGGAGCTTCCTCTAATTCAGCATACTCAGGGACCTGATTTGGATAGACTTCCTTCTGCATTAAGTG CAGATAGTTCCTTTGATTGGATCGTCATTACTTCCCCTGAAGCAGGCTCGGTTTTTCTAGAGGCATGGAA GGCAGCTGGAACCCCAAATGTTAAGGTTGGGGTTGTAGGAGCTGGTACTGCTAGCGTTTTTAAAGAAGCTATGCAATTTTTTGGGCAGTCCCTTGATATTGCCTTTGTGCCGTCTAAAG CTACAGGTAAGGttttggcatcagagcttcctAAGAGTGAGAACAAAAGATGTACTGTGTTGTATCCAGCTTCTGCCAAAGCGAGTAACGAGATTG AGGATGGCCTGTCTAATCGTGGCTTTCAGGTTTTGAGGCTAAATACATACACCACA GTAGCTGTTGATCAGGTTGATCAAGTTTCTCTTAGGGAGGCCCTTCTTTGTCCTGTCGTTGCAGTTGCTTCTCCTTCTGCAGTTCG GGCCTGGATCAATCTGATTTCAGAATCAGAGCAGTGGAATAATTCAGTCGCCTGTATCGGTGAGACAACTGCTTCAGCAGCGAAAAAATTGGGCTTGAAAAATGTTTACTTTCCAGCATGTCCTGGTTTTGAAGG GTGGATTGACAGCATCTGTGAAGCCTTGAAGGAACATGACAACTTGTAG
- the LOC136235224 gene encoding uroporphyrinogen-III synthase, chloroplastic isoform X3, giving the protein MACASRFCIAPFPPPAISPQLHRRIYSPVSAVASSSTSNPKVVVTRERGRNGKLIKALAKHGISCLELPLIQHTQGPDLDRLPSALSADSSFDWIVITSPEAGSVFLEAWKAAGTPNVKVGVVGAGTASVFKEAMQFFGQSLDIAFVPSKATGKVLASELPKSENKRCTVLYPASAKASNEIEDGLSNRGFQVLRLNTYTTVAVDQVDQVSLREALLCPVVAVASPSAVRAWINLISESEQWNNSVACIGGLTASVKP; this is encoded by the exons ATGGCTTGCGCCTCTCGCTTTTGTATCGCTCCTTTTCCCCCTCCTGCAATTTCTCCTCAACTTCACAGACGAATTTATTCTCCAGTATCAGCTGTTGCTTCTTCCTCTACTTCCAACCCAAAAGTAGTCGTTACAAGGGAACGAGGCAGAAACGGCAAGCTCATTAAAGCTCTG GCCAAACATGGGATCAGTTGTCTGGAGCTTCCTCTAATTCAGCATACTCAGGGACCTGATTTGGATAGACTTCCTTCTGCATTAAGTG CAGATAGTTCCTTTGATTGGATCGTCATTACTTCCCCTGAAGCAGGCTCGGTTTTTCTAGAGGCATGGAA GGCAGCTGGAACCCCAAATGTTAAGGTTGGGGTTGTAGGAGCTGGTACTGCTAGCGTTTTTAAAGAAGCTATGCAATTTTTTGGGCAGTCCCTTGATATTGCCTTTGTGCCGTCTAAAG CTACAGGTAAGGttttggcatcagagcttcctAAGAGTGAGAACAAAAGATGTACTGTGTTGTATCCAGCTTCTGCCAAAGCGAGTAACGAGATTG AGGATGGCCTGTCTAATCGTGGCTTTCAGGTTTTGAGGCTAAATACATACACCACA GTAGCTGTTGATCAGGTTGATCAAGTTTCTCTTAGGGAGGCCCTTCTTTGTCCTGTCGTTGCAGTTGCTTCTCCTTCTGCAGTTCG GGCCTGGATCAATCTGATTTCAGAATCAGAGCAGTGGAATAATTCAGTCGCCTGTATCG GTGGATTGACAGCATCTGTGAAGCCTTGA
- the LOC136235224 gene encoding uroporphyrinogen-III synthase, chloroplastic isoform X2 → MACASRFCIAPFPPPAISPQLHRRIYSPVSAVASSSTSNPKVVVTRERGRNGKLIKALAKHGISCLELPLIQHTQGPDLDRLPSALSDSSFDWIVITSPEAGSVFLEAWKAAGTPNVKVGVVGAGTASVFKEAMQFFGQSLDIAFVPSKATGKVLASELPKSENKRCTVLYPASAKASNEIEDGLSNRGFQVLRLNTYTTVAVDQVDQVSLREALLCPVVAVASPSAVRAWINLISESEQWNNSVACIGETTASAAKKLGLKNVYFPACPGFEGWIDSICEALKEHDNL, encoded by the exons ATGGCTTGCGCCTCTCGCTTTTGTATCGCTCCTTTTCCCCCTCCTGCAATTTCTCCTCAACTTCACAGACGAATTTATTCTCCAGTATCAGCTGTTGCTTCTTCCTCTACTTCCAACCCAAAAGTAGTCGTTACAAGGGAACGAGGCAGAAACGGCAAGCTCATTAAAGCTCTG GCCAAACATGGGATCAGTTGTCTGGAGCTTCCTCTAATTCAGCATACTCAGGGACCTGATTTGGATAGACTTCCTTCTGCATTAAGTG ATAGTTCCTTTGATTGGATCGTCATTACTTCCCCTGAAGCAGGCTCGGTTTTTCTAGAGGCATGGAA GGCAGCTGGAACCCCAAATGTTAAGGTTGGGGTTGTAGGAGCTGGTACTGCTAGCGTTTTTAAAGAAGCTATGCAATTTTTTGGGCAGTCCCTTGATATTGCCTTTGTGCCGTCTAAAG CTACAGGTAAGGttttggcatcagagcttcctAAGAGTGAGAACAAAAGATGTACTGTGTTGTATCCAGCTTCTGCCAAAGCGAGTAACGAGATTG AGGATGGCCTGTCTAATCGTGGCTTTCAGGTTTTGAGGCTAAATACATACACCACA GTAGCTGTTGATCAGGTTGATCAAGTTTCTCTTAGGGAGGCCCTTCTTTGTCCTGTCGTTGCAGTTGCTTCTCCTTCTGCAGTTCG GGCCTGGATCAATCTGATTTCAGAATCAGAGCAGTGGAATAATTCAGTCGCCTGTATCGGTGAGACAACTGCTTCAGCAGCGAAAAAATTGGGCTTGAAAAATGTTTACTTTCCAGCATGTCCTGGTTTTGAAGG GTGGATTGACAGCATCTGTGAAGCCTTGAAGGAACATGACAACTTGTAG
- the LOC136235223 gene encoding serine carboxypeptidase 1-like codes for MHPTILRSLLLFLLLGSCTANQMSRLRDLIKSHRLGSATRSQLGVEEDDGTYNSVYVDYSQDGLMEADKIGSLPGQPQGVDFDQYAGYVTVDPKHGRALFYYFVESSLNSSTKPLVLWLNGGPGCSSLGYGAMEELGPFRVNSDGKTLYRNEYAWNNVANVIFLESPAGVGFSYSNTSSDYSTGDKKTAKDSYTFLLNWLERFPQYKTRDFYITGESYAGHYVPQLASIILSKNKSSNQTIINLKGIAIGNAWIDDNTGTKGTYDYYWTHGLNSDETNAGINKNCDYLTGNFSSVCYKYQDAGDKEVGPIDRYNIYAPFCNTSAPISSTPPSVKDFDPCSDYYVESYLNLAEVQVALHAEATNWAACGGRLVDWTDDAPTILPAIELLMASGIRIWLYSGDVDSVVSVTSTRYAIKTFKLPVTTAWRPWYNNNEVGGYVEEYKGLTFITVRGSGHTVPSFQPERALTMISSFLQGKLPPSS; via the exons ATGCATCCGACAATCCTGAGATCACTGCTTTTGTTCCTCCTGCTGGGTTCATGCACTGCCAACCAAATGAGTAGACTCCGGGACTTGATTAAATCTCATAGACTCGGCTCTGCTACTCGGTCTCAGTTAGgagttgaagaagatgatggaaCATACAATTCTGTGTATGTGGATTATTCCCAAGATGGATTGATGGAAGCAGACAAGATAGGAAGTCTGCCTGGACAACCTCAAGGAGTTGATTTTGATCAGTATGCAGGCTATGTTACTGTTGATCCCAAACATGGAAGAGCactcttttattattttgttgagTCCTCTCTCAATTCTTCTACCAAACCACTTGTCTTGTGGCTCAATGGAG GGCCAGGATGCTCATCCCTAGGATATGGAGCCATGGAAGAATTGGGGCCTTTCAGAGTCAACAGTGATGGAAAAACACTATACAGAAATGAGTACGCATGGAACAATG TTGCAAATGTCATCTTCCTGGAATCACCTGCCGGAGTTGGGTTTTCATATTCAAACACTTCATCGGATTATAGCACAGGAGACAAGAAAACAGCAAAGGATTCTTATACGTTTCTGTTGAACTGGCTGGAGAGGTTCCCACAATATAAAACTCGTGATTTTTACATAACAGGAGAGAGCTATGCTGGTCATTATGTGCCTCAGCTTGCTTCCATAATTCTATCCAAGAACAAGAGCTCAAATCAGACCATTATCAATCTCAAAGGCATTGCT ATTGGAAATGCCTGGATAGATGATAACACAGGAACCAAGGGAACATATGATTATTACTGGACACATGGTCTGAATTCTGACGAAACCAATGCTGGAATCAACAAGAACTGTGATTATCTTACAGGTAACTTTTCGAGCGTCTGCTACAAATATCAGGATGCAGGCGACAAGGAAGTTGGCCCGATTGACCGTTACAACATTTATGCGCCGTTCTGCAATACTTCAGCGCCTATATCCAGCACTCCCCCTTCT GTGAAAGATTTTGATCCCTGCTCTGATTATTATGTGGAGTCCTACCTCAATCTTGCCGAAGTTCAAGTGGCTCTACATGCGGAGGCCACAAACTGGGCTGCTTGTGG AGGTCGTTTAGTGGACTGGACAGACGACGCGCCAACAATCTTACCAGCTATAGAGCTTCTAATGGCTAGCGGAATCAGAATCTGGTTATACAG TGGCGACGTAGATTCAGTGGTATCGGTAACATCAACTAGATATGCCATAAAGACATTCAAACTTCCAGTAACTACAGCTTGGCGCCCGTGGTACAATAATAATGAG GTAGGAGGATATGTGGAGGAGTACAAAGGATTGACCTTTATCACTGTTAGAGGGTCAGGGCATACCGTTCCAAGCTTCCAACCAGAGAGAGCACTAACTATGATCTCATCCTTTCTTCAGGGAAAACTTCCTCCTTCCTCGTGA